A genome region from Dolichospermum compactum NIES-806 includes the following:
- a CDS encoding DUF4335 domain-containing protein, which yields MSPSNSVIRRYTPPTCTLEISAQNSPLSRWTDKTVISDLSFSLRFDDPRLPEADKILVQGDRRQLEILCDIVTTYVQTLLQQSAEDFSITLLGSDHPHATSEPEITDIPPSVPPTPNISSFKTQIPQTKIYLEPSHNLTHQLFFGDLANQTSGQVIELTLLQLFDLATALDEYSSDMVVLPTTSHQIIKPSLPQWAPIAAVLVLAAGLTPFTWQYANNIQKNRQKVANNVPHSPEPVAIEPTQQDPIPTPSLPLITPQPQLTPPLPNLSTPAPPLSFPNATIPAAPSKTSQPPLTIPSDTSSYPLTSQVPLPGIIPNANITQVTKAIPNASTIPNKKAVNPTKSKNVPSDITQLSPSIATIPNNNLSNISNLIPTPAAAELAPSVASNTTPQQPSPIGNQDSLASRLRTATKPTSDTQTTDNKTLFDTPQIAEAREYLNKRWQPPTGLSQTLEYSLTLGIDGKIERILPLNQVAREYIDSSGIPEIGKPFVSSNKAGQNLRIRVILSPDSKVQTFPETP from the coding sequence ATGTCTCCATCAAATTCTGTAATTCGTCGCTACACCCCCCCGACTTGTACATTAGAAATATCGGCGCAAAACTCCCCTTTGTCAAGGTGGACAGACAAAACTGTGATTAGTGATCTCAGTTTTAGCTTGCGATTTGATGATCCTCGACTACCAGAAGCAGATAAAATACTCGTTCAGGGCGATCGCCGACAACTAGAAATTTTATGTGATATCGTTACCACCTACGTTCAAACACTTCTGCAACAATCTGCGGAAGATTTTAGTATTACCTTATTAGGCAGTGATCATCCCCACGCAACATCAGAACCAGAAATAACAGACATTCCCCCATCTGTCCCTCCCACCCCAAATATCTCATCCTTTAAAACCCAAATTCCCCAAACAAAAATATATTTAGAACCCAGCCATAATTTAACTCATCAACTCTTTTTTGGTGATCTTGCCAACCAAACATCTGGACAAGTAATTGAACTGACTTTACTACAACTATTTGATTTAGCAACAGCTTTAGACGAATACTCATCTGATATGGTCGTCTTACCAACTACCAGCCATCAAATTATTAAACCGAGTCTACCTCAGTGGGCCCCCATTGCCGCAGTCTTAGTATTAGCAGCCGGTTTAACACCATTTACCTGGCAATATGCCAACAACATCCAGAAAAATCGTCAGAAAGTTGCCAACAACGTCCCCCATTCTCCCGAACCAGTCGCTATAGAACCTACTCAACAAGACCCTATCCCAACACCATCCCTGCCCTTAATTACCCCTCAACCCCAACTAACACCACCACTTCCTAACCTGAGTACCCCCGCACCCCCGCTTTCCTTTCCTAATGCAACCATCCCAGCTGCACCATCAAAAACATCTCAGCCGCCATTAACCATACCATCCGATACTTCCTCCTATCCTCTAACTTCACAAGTTCCCCTACCAGGGATCATTCCCAATGCCAACATCACACAAGTAACAAAAGCCATCCCCAATGCTTCAACTATTCCCAATAAAAAAGCAGTAAATCCCACGAAATCCAAGAATGTACCATCGGATATTACCCAACTATCTCCATCTATTGCCACCATCCCCAACAACAATTTAAGTAATATTTCCAACCTAATTCCTACCCCTGCCGCTGCGGAATTAGCACCAAGTGTTGCCAGTAATACTACCCCACAACAGCCATCTCCAATAGGAAATCAAGATAGTTTAGCAAGCAGATTAAGAACCGCAACCAAACCTACCTCAGATACCCAAACTACTGATAACAAAACCTTATTTGATACACCTCAAATAGCAGAAGCCAGAGAATACCTCAACAAGCGTTGGCAACCACCAACCGGACTTTCACAAACTCTAGAATATAGTTTAACATTGGGTATTGACGGCAAAATCGAAAGAATTTTACCATTAAATCAAGTCGCTAGAGAATACATTGATAGTAGTGGTATTCCCGAAATTGGCAAACCCTTTGTTTCTAGTAATAAAGCTGGGCAAAACTTGAGAATCCGAGTTATCCTCAGTCCTGATAGCAAAGTGCAAACATTTCCAGAAACACCATAA
- a CDS encoding DUF3038 domain-containing protein, whose product MLKVMHSTANPTIPKSPWEDLNQIPVPNTTQWENIKTQLDLVLLALETLTGIGSEAMLSAAVSLNLESKVPDRVALWRLRQSNPLRKSQGGRKKLDVEEARSLVLIICHLAKQHQELIRRAVGLLEQLTANKQKPHQATLLGDYIDAFCNTYQERMEEEEATSTDLLTNLALKLLINLLFYSASGGHRRLWLALIDLSTK is encoded by the coding sequence ATGCTAAAAGTTATGCACTCAACCGCTAATCCGACTATACCAAAATCACCTTGGGAGGATTTAAATCAAATCCCAGTCCCAAACACAACTCAATGGGAAAATATTAAAACTCAGTTAGATTTAGTGCTATTAGCCCTAGAAACCTTAACTGGTATTGGTTCAGAAGCCATGCTGTCAGCAGCAGTTAGTCTGAACTTAGAATCCAAAGTACCAGATCGGGTGGCATTGTGGCGATTGCGGCAATCCAATCCCCTCCGCAAAAGTCAAGGGGGACGGAAAAAGTTAGATGTAGAAGAAGCGCGATCGCTAGTTCTCATTATCTGCCATCTCGCCAAACAACACCAAGAATTAATTCGGCGGGCTGTAGGTTTATTAGAACAATTGACAGCAAATAAGCAAAAACCTCATCAAGCCACCCTATTAGGAGACTACATAGACGCTTTTTGTAATACCTACCAAGAACGGATGGAAGAGGAAGAAGCAACTTCAACAGATTTGCTTACCAACCTCGCCCTCAAACTGTTAATAAATTTACTCTTTTATAGTGCATCTGGTGGACATCGGCGTTTGTGGTTAGCACTCATAGACCTTTCCACAAAATAA
- a CDS encoding endonuclease MutS2 produces the protein MIQSETLELLEWPRLCQHLSTFAATKLGAIVARNLPIPETQVESEQLLAQTKEVYELESRLHPGLSFEGIQDIGDSLERAILQSILPGEELLAIATTLAGTRNLRRVIDNQENVPVLSDLVSQLRTYPELEQEIHRCIDERGQVTDRASQKMGEIRIELRKIRGQITQKLQNIIQAKSGAVQEQLITQRSDRFVIPVKAPQKDAIPGIVHDTSTSGATLYIEPNSVVPLGNQLRQVIRKEQTEAEVIRRTLTEKVAAVSPDLERLLAIVTTLDLAVAKSRYSLWIGSNPPHFVNREDNEIITLRNLRHPLLVWQQQHEQGNPVVPVDLLISPQIRVVTITGPNTGGKTVTLKTLGLAAIMSKVGLFVPAREPVEMPWFSQVLADIGDEQSLQQSLSTFSGHIRRISRILEALEEGVRSQESGVRRKEEEGEGEGEGEGGRGGVSPPKIQEKDEEEGIKLPIPNPQSPVPSPQSLVLLDEVGAGTDPVEGSALAIALLKYLANHTQLTMASTHFGELKALKYEDPRFENASVEFNETTLSPTYRLLWGIPGRSNALSIALRLGLKPEVVAEAKTQVGEATDEVNQVIAGLEAQRRNQETKAAEAQKLLRQAERLYKEVSDKAASLEAREKDLRASQEIAVQQAITQAKGEIAQVIRRLQKGTPNAQDAQQATTNLNQIAQKYEPAPPPKPKPGFMPKVGDRVRIPKLGQTAEVLTIPDADGNFNVRFGIMKMTVQLQDIESLDGQKPEPIVKPKPAPAVVTPPPAPAIRTSKNTVDLRGKRVADAEYILDKAISEAAGPLWIIHGHGTGKLKQGVHAFLQQHPRVTHYEPAEQADGGTGVTIAHII, from the coding sequence TTGATCCAATCTGAAACCTTAGAATTACTAGAGTGGCCCCGTCTGTGCCAGCACCTTTCCACCTTTGCGGCAACTAAGTTAGGGGCGATAGTTGCGCGTAACCTGCCGATTCCTGAAACTCAGGTAGAAAGTGAACAGTTATTAGCGCAAACCAAAGAAGTTTACGAACTGGAAAGTCGTTTACATCCAGGGTTGTCCTTTGAGGGAATACAGGATATTGGTGATTCTCTGGAACGGGCAATACTCCAAAGTATTTTACCTGGTGAGGAACTGTTAGCGATCGCTACTACCTTAGCAGGAACAAGAAATTTACGTCGTGTCATTGATAATCAAGAAAATGTCCCGGTTTTATCCGATTTAGTTTCCCAATTGCGGACTTACCCCGAATTAGAACAGGAAATCCACCGTTGTATTGATGAACGGGGACAAGTAACTGATCGTGCTAGTCAGAAAATGGGAGAAATTCGCATAGAATTACGGAAAATTCGCGGACAAATCACCCAAAAACTCCAAAATATTATTCAAGCTAAATCGGGGGCTGTTCAAGAACAGTTAATTACCCAAAGAAGCGATCGCTTTGTTATCCCCGTTAAAGCCCCCCAAAAGGACGCAATTCCCGGCATTGTACACGATACCTCTACCAGTGGCGCAACCCTCTATATAGAGCCTAATAGTGTCGTACCATTGGGTAATCAACTCCGGCAAGTGATCAGAAAAGAACAAACTGAAGCTGAAGTAATTCGCCGCACTTTAACGGAGAAAGTCGCCGCAGTTAGCCCAGACTTAGAAAGATTACTAGCTATTGTCACCACCTTAGATTTAGCAGTTGCCAAATCCCGTTACAGTCTGTGGATAGGTTCTAATCCCCCACATTTTGTGAATCGAGAAGACAATGAAATTATCACCTTGCGAAATCTGCGCCACCCCTTGTTAGTCTGGCAACAGCAGCATGAACAAGGAAATCCAGTCGTACCTGTAGATTTGTTGATTAGTCCCCAAATTCGCGTAGTTACAATTACCGGACCCAATACAGGGGGAAAAACTGTCACCTTAAAAACCTTGGGATTAGCCGCTATCATGTCCAAGGTGGGTTTATTTGTTCCCGCCCGTGAACCCGTAGAAATGCCTTGGTTTTCCCAAGTTTTAGCTGATATTGGTGATGAACAATCTTTACAACAGAGTTTATCCACATTTTCAGGGCATATTCGCCGCATTAGTCGAATATTAGAAGCATTAGAAGAAGGAGTCAGGAGTCAGGAGTCAGGAGTCAGGAGAAAGGAAGAAGAAGGAGAAGGAGAAGGAGAAGGAGAAGGAGGTAGGGGCGGGGTTTCCCCGCCCAAAATTCAGGAGAAAGACGAAGAAGAAGGAATAAAACTCCCAATCCCCAATCCCCAGTCCCCAGTCCCCAGTCCCCAGTCCCTCGTATTACTTGATGAAGTTGGTGCAGGTACAGATCCCGTTGAAGGAAGTGCATTAGCGATCGCTTTACTGAAATATCTCGCCAATCATACCCAGCTAACAATGGCTAGTACCCACTTTGGTGAACTCAAAGCCTTAAAATATGAAGATCCTCGGTTTGAAAATGCTTCCGTAGAATTTAACGAAACCACACTGTCACCCACTTACCGGCTATTGTGGGGGATTCCTGGACGTTCTAACGCCTTGAGTATCGCCTTGCGTTTAGGTTTAAAACCAGAGGTAGTCGCAGAAGCGAAAACTCAAGTAGGAGAAGCCACAGACGAAGTAAACCAAGTCATCGCCGGTTTAGAAGCCCAACGTCGCAACCAGGAAACCAAAGCCGCCGAAGCCCAAAAATTATTACGTCAAGCCGAACGATTATATAAAGAAGTTTCTGACAAAGCCGCGTCCTTAGAAGCCAGAGAAAAAGATTTGCGGGCTTCCCAAGAAATCGCCGTTCAACAAGCAATTACCCAAGCCAAAGGCGAAATTGCCCAAGTCATCCGCCGCTTGCAAAAAGGCACACCTAACGCCCAAGATGCCCAACAAGCCACCACCAACCTCAATCAAATTGCCCAAAAATACGAACCTGCACCCCCACCTAAACCTAAGCCTGGGTTTATGCCAAAAGTGGGCGATCGCGTACGAATTCCCAAATTAGGGCAAACTGCCGAAGTTTTAACAATTCCTGATGCTGACGGCAACTTTAACGTCCGGTTTGGCATCATGAAAATGACAGTCCAACTCCAAGATATAGAATCCTTAGATGGACAAAAACCCGAACCCATAGTTAAACCAAAACCAGCCCCAGCAGTAGTTACACCACCACCAGCCCCAGCCATTCGTACCTCCAAAAATACTGTGGATTTGCGCGGAAAACGAGTGGCCGATGCCGAATACATCTTAGACAAAGCTATTTCCGAAGCCGCTGGCCCCCTATGGATTATTCATGGACACGGTACTGGTAAACTTAAGCAAGGAGTCCACGCTTTCTTACAACAACACCCCAGAGTTACCCACTACGAACCAGCAGAACAAGCCGATGGTGGTACTGGTGTTACTATTGCCCATATCATATAG
- a CDS encoding ArnT family glycosyltransferase codes for MSHKQWFLGLLVASLILWLIGLGNLPLRDWDEGTYAIVAREIYRTGNWIYPTIQGDPFLLKPPLMQWLIAVCYHIFGVQEFTTRFPGAFLTALGVPLLYLIGRLAFKENLPALFSALVYLTLLPVVRHGRLAMLDGMTISFFLLLLFCVLKARDNKKYALGIGVCLGLITLSKGMLVVVLGGIVCLFIIVNQQLALLKNPFLWIGMVLGNFPAVAWYFAQWQHYGNIFLAVHFQSQAFDRLGKAVEGNTGPVWYYLLEILKYGFPWLLFLPGGLYLSWKNRHTDWGCLTLIGTIIYFAIVSLMSTKLPWYIMPIYPFLALAIGANLSDIWQSGKFKSKFLTGFFAFLVIVGLAGCVYFSMFDQQPLLIVMSVILAITMGMTSWLVNQHNRQFIPVLFTGMYLVLAMLMSSQSWIWELNEKYPVLPVAALIKDNVPPGTQIYTSFPDSRPSLDFYSDCKVIPKSMADLQDKFADKSYLLLGKETLQKINLNQSQVMGEANGFKLVATN; via the coding sequence ATGAGTCATAAACAATGGTTTTTAGGTTTATTGGTAGCATCTTTGATTTTATGGTTGATAGGTTTGGGTAATTTACCTTTACGAGATTGGGATGAAGGTACTTATGCTATAGTCGCTAGAGAAATTTATCGTACTGGTAACTGGATTTATCCAACTATCCAAGGAGATCCTTTTTTATTAAAACCACCTTTGATGCAATGGTTAATTGCTGTTTGCTATCATATCTTCGGAGTGCAAGAATTTACTACCAGATTTCCGGGAGCATTTTTAACAGCTTTAGGAGTACCTTTACTTTATTTAATTGGACGTTTAGCTTTTAAAGAAAATTTACCAGCTTTATTTTCAGCTTTAGTTTATTTAACATTGTTGCCGGTAGTCCGTCATGGTAGATTGGCAATGTTAGATGGGATGACTATTTCCTTTTTTCTATTGTTGCTATTTTGTGTTCTTAAAGCCAGAGATAATAAAAAATATGCTTTGGGTATCGGTGTTTGTTTGGGTTTAATTACTTTAAGTAAGGGAATGTTAGTGGTAGTTTTAGGGGGAATAGTTTGTTTATTTATTATTGTTAATCAACAATTAGCTTTATTAAAAAATCCATTTCTCTGGATAGGAATGGTGTTAGGTAATTTCCCTGCTGTTGCTTGGTATTTTGCCCAATGGCAACATTATGGCAATATTTTCTTAGCAGTGCATTTTCAATCCCAAGCTTTTGATAGATTGGGAAAAGCTGTGGAAGGTAATACGGGTCCTGTTTGGTATTATTTACTGGAGATTCTCAAATATGGTTTTCCCTGGTTGTTGTTTTTGCCAGGTGGTTTATATTTAAGTTGGAAAAATCGTCATACTGATTGGGGTTGTTTAACTCTCATTGGTACAATTATTTATTTTGCAATAGTTTCTTTAATGAGTACCAAATTACCCTGGTATATTATGCCCATATATCCATTTTTAGCGTTAGCAATTGGGGCTAATTTAAGTGATATTTGGCAAAGTGGGAAGTTTAAAAGTAAATTCTTGACAGGATTTTTTGCATTTTTAGTAATTGTTGGTTTGGCAGGTTGTGTTTATTTCAGTATGTTTGATCAACAGCCATTGTTAATTGTGATGAGTGTGATTTTAGCCATAACTATGGGGATGACATCATGGTTAGTTAATCAGCATAATCGTCAATTTATTCCGGTTTTATTTACAGGAATGTATCTGGTTTTAGCCATGTTGATGAGTTCTCAATCATGGATTTGGGAGTTAAATGAAAAATACCCTGTTCTCCCAGTGGCAGCTTTAATTAAAGATAATGTGCCACCGGGAACACAAATATATACTTCTTTTCCTGATAGTCGTCCTAGTTTAGATTTTTATAGTGATTGTAAAGTTATTCCTAAATCTATGGCAGATTTACAAGATAAGTTTGCTGATAAATCTTATTTATTATTGGGTAAGGAGACTTTGCAGAAAATTAATTTAAATCAAAGTCAAGTTATGGGGGAGGCTAATGGTTTTAAACTGGTTGCCACAAATTAA
- a CDS encoding type II toxin-antitoxin system VapC family toxin — protein MKVLLDTHAFIWWVTDDSQLSSIADKIITDPSNELFLSSASAWEIVIKVRLGKLSLPEPPETYIPSRLKINRFQSLPIQMVHALQVANLPDLHRDPFDSIIIAQSQVEEMAILTVDSQIIQYPVDVIW, from the coding sequence ATGAAAGTATTACTTGATACCCACGCATTTATTTGGTGGGTTACAGATGATTCGCAACTTTCATCTATCGCTGACAAAATCATTACTGACCCTAGTAATGAGTTATTCTTAAGTTCTGCAAGTGCGTGGGAAATTGTGATTAAGGTACGTTTAGGAAAACTAAGTTTACCTGAACCTCCAGAAACATATATTCCCAGTCGATTAAAAATAAATCGTTTCCAGAGTTTACCAATTCAAATGGTTCATGCTTTACAAGTAGCAAATTTACCTGATTTACACCGTGATCCATTTGATAGTATTATTATTGCCCAGAGTCAGGTGGAAGAAATGGCAATTTTAACTGTAGATAGTCAAATTATTCAATATCCTGTTGATGTAATTTGGTAG
- a CDS encoding type II toxin-antitoxin system Phd/YefM family antitoxin, which translates to MYNAELPDNLGDFGELLRRVLSGEEVILSQAGNPVARIVPFSHQPLPRIPGLDRGKVIISPDFNSPLPEDILKDFLNPLDIQNESIT; encoded by the coding sequence ATGTATAATGCAGAACTTCCAGACAACTTAGGTGATTTTGGAGAATTACTCCGTCGAGTTTTGTCAGGAGAAGAAGTTATTCTTTCTCAAGCTGGTAATCCTGTTGCTCGTATCGTACCTTTTTCCCACCAGCCATTACCGCGAATACCGGGTTTAGATCGTGGTAAGGTGATCATTAGTCCTGACTTTAACTCACCTTTACCAGAAGATATTTTAAAAGATTTTCTTAATCCCCTAGACATTCAGAATGAAAGTATTACTTGA